ATTTCGATTTTACTCATGTTTCTTTCCTCCCTTTATAAAAATGGATAAATAACTCTGATTTCGGCAGCATTCGAAGCTCTTCTTTTGTAAAAGCCCGAAAACGCAGCAAACAAATGATAAAAATCATCCCTCCAGCTACTGCAACAAATACAATATATATGAGCAGGGCAAGACGGGAAGCATACAGTTGAGCTGAAAATAGCCTATCCATAATGGCTATAAAAGCAAGCATTGAAACACTTCCGATAATAAGTGCTGGAAAACGAATCCTTTCAAAAAATCGCAGGTCTGGCAACTTCCTTCTTAACTCGTACATAACAAGCAAAAGGAGGACTAATAAGCTGACTACCGTAGTTATTGCACTCCCTCCTATTCCCCATATCGGCACAACTAATTGATTTCCAACCCATTTTACAAAAAATGCAACAAGTATAAATCCAGCTGTTCGTTTAATGTGACCTAACCCTTGAAGGATAGATGCAGCTGTGATTCCTAATGAGCAAAGAAAGATGGCAGTTACGAGTACCTGCAATGCAAATGTACCTTTTTCATTCTGGAATAATAATCGATTCGCCTCTGGGAAAATAGCGATTAATCCAATTGTTGCACCGATAGCCAGATAAAAACTAAATAGCATCGCACCTCGAATATACGGATAAAAGGTGGATGGTTCGTCTTTTAGCTTCTGCCTGGAAATGGATGGGAGCAATGCCAATGCAAAAGATGAACCAAGTACAATTCCAAGCTGAATCAATGGCTGACCACGGTCAAATATTCCTTTTGCCTCCATTGCTTCCACCTGTGTTAAGCCATATGCTCTCAGACCGGGAATTAATGTGAATGTATCCGCAAACTGAATAACGAGCAGCACCATATGATTTAATGCAGCAACAATTCCAAGTATCAGCAACGTGCGCACATAATAATTCCAGGGTATTTCGTAACGCTCTTTTGAATATGGGCGAAGCTTCAGAGTATAAATAATTAAAATAACAATAGCTGCACAAGCCCCGCAAATAGATGCAATTGCAGCTGCCAGCCCCACCGCATATAAAGAATGACCTCCAAAAGCTACATATATTGCAGCTGCGATAATAATACATACACGAACAACCTGCTCCATCATTTGTGAATAGGCGGTCGGCTTCATTTCATAGCTTCCTTGATAAACACCTCGCAGCAAGGCAGTAAAAGGAACAAGCAAGAAAGCGAATGCTGCTAACCGATATGTATGTTTTAAATGAGAATCACCGACCCATTCAGCAATTGAATCCGCATTTAAAAGGAGAAAAAGAAATATGGCTCCATTGAACGCTGTTAACAGCAAAAAAACAGGAATATAAAAACTGCGTATAGATAAGCTTTTACCTGCTGCTTTTAATTCAACGGTCATTTTAGAAACCGCGGATGGAAATCCATATAATGCAAGCATCAAGGCAATTCCGAGGATCGGATAGACCTGCTGATAAATATAAAACCCTATATCGCCTGTCAGGTTCTGTAACGGAACCCGGTAGCCCGCACTTAATACTTTACTGATGAGGCCTGCTAGCATCAGCAGCAATGCGCCTTTCACCAGTTTGTTTGTTTCATTCTCATTCATTCGTAAGCGCCCTTTAACTTAAATTTTCTACTAGTATACCATAGGTTAAGAGCCAAATAATGACTGGAAGAGGTATCAGAGGTTTAATCCTGTAATGCTCTACTTCGGTTATTTATCTGCAAACTTCCACTGATAACATAAAAAAAACTGTCTCTGAAAGGATAAAAAGTCCTCTTAAGAGACAGCTCATATGAAATTAAGTACTATTCCATTTGTTTGGCCAAGAACACGGCAGCAGTTTCAGCAGCTTTCTGCTCTACTTTGCTGAGCTTTTCCTCTTTGGAAAATATCATGACACAACCAATAGGGTCTCCATTTGCAATAATAGGGCTAATACAGTAAGATTGCAGCTCTTGCTCTTGTCCTTCGATTACCTCTAATTGCGTGGGATCGACTTCAAATATTTGCGACCGTTTATCAATTGTTTGGGTTAATGGATCGCCAATACTTTTATTTAAATAATCCTTTTTCGATTCCCCAGCAATTGCAATAACTTCATCTCGATCACTGATAAGTACTGGTGAGTGAAGCGAGTTAAACAATGCTTCCGCGTACTCTTTGGCAAAGTGCCCTAATTCATTAATAGGAGAATATTTCTTTAAAATAACTTCTCCTTCCCGATCAACGAAAATCTCGAGCGGATCTCCTTCACGGATACGTAGCGTTCTTCTAATTTCCTTTGGAACAACCACTCTGCCTAAATCATCAATTCTACGTACAATTCCTGTTGCTTTCATCTCTAAGCAGCCTCACTTTCTAATGATGTTTACTCATGTTCTTTTGTTTGCTTAACGTGTAAAAATCACCAGGTGTGGTTTTAGTATAAATCATCCAAAAATAACTATACATTCCATGGGAAATATATTTTAGAAGAAGTCCATTTCTATTTTGAAATCTTAATTTATTTATCCCGATCAACACGGTTTAGTTTTTTAATAAACGCTTCCACGAGATCATATCTGCTATGCTCGGTTTCACTCGTCCACTTAAAGGAGATTTTCAATTTATTGTTTTCCGTACCTAAACCGACATTACGTCCAAACGTATTCGCCACTTCAAATAGCTTTGAGCCATCAATTTGCTGACTGCGTGCATCATCGACAAGAATGACAATCTTTTTATTCCGTTCTGTAATCGACTCGACACGTTCTCTTTTTGCATACATTTTTAGCGAAGAGACTGTAAAGAGATTGCTTACTTCTACTGGATAATCGCCAAACCGATCAATTAATTCATCCCTCAGCTCAGAAACATCTTCTGCAGTATCCATCGCTTGGAACTGCTTGTAAATATCAATTTTTTGTTTCTCATCTTTAATATACTCATCTGGAATATAGGCATCAATCTGCAGTGCCAGCTCAGGTTCAAATGGTGTAATATCCTCCATTTCCTTGCCAGCCTTTCGTGCATCAATAGCGTCCTTAAGCATTTGTGAGTACATATCAAACCCAACAGAATCAATGAACCCATGCTGCTGTGCACCAAGCAGGTTACCTGCTCCACGAATGGAAAGGTCACGCATCGCGATTTTGAATCCTGAACCAAG
This region of Oceanobacillus sp. FSL K6-2867 genomic DNA includes:
- a CDS encoding polysaccharide biosynthesis protein, whose amino-acid sequence is MNENETNKLVKGALLLMLAGLISKVLSAGYRVPLQNLTGDIGFYIYQQVYPILGIALMLALYGFPSAVSKMTVELKAAGKSLSIRSFYIPVFLLLTAFNGAIFLFLLLNADSIAEWVGDSHLKHTYRLAAFAFLLVPFTALLRGVYQGSYEMKPTAYSQMMEQVVRVCIIIAAAIYVAFGGHSLYAVGLAAAIASICGACAAIVILIIYTLKLRPYSKERYEIPWNYYVRTLLILGIVAALNHMVLLVIQFADTFTLIPGLRAYGLTQVEAMEAKGIFDRGQPLIQLGIVLGSSFALALLPSISRQKLKDEPSTFYPYIRGAMLFSFYLAIGATIGLIAIFPEANRLLFQNEKGTFALQVLVTAIFLCSLGITAASILQGLGHIKRTAGFILVAFFVKWVGNQLVVPIWGIGGSAITTVVSLLVLLLLVMYELRRKLPDLRFFERIRFPALIIGSVSMLAFIAIMDRLFSAQLYASRLALLIYIVFVAVAGGMIFIICLLRFRAFTKEELRMLPKSELFIHFYKGRKET
- the spoVT gene encoding stage V sporulation protein T; the protein is MKATGIVRRIDDLGRVVVPKEIRRTLRIREGDPLEIFVDREGEVILKKYSPINELGHFAKEYAEALFNSLHSPVLISDRDEVIAIAGESKKDYLNKSIGDPLTQTIDKRSQIFEVDPTQLEVIEGQEQELQSYCISPIIANGDPIGCVMIFSKEEKLSKVEQKAAETAAVFLAKQME